AGTAGAAGTGCCAAACTGAGGGTTGCAGAAAANNNNNNNNNNNNNNNNNNNNNNNNNNNNNNNNNNNNNNNNNNNNNNNNNNNNNNNNNNNNNNNNNNNNNNNNNNNNNNNNNNNNNNNNNNNNNNNNNNNNAAAAGAAGGCATTGCAGATAGAGATAGCAACACTGAGTGCACCCGAGAGGATAGAGGTGATAGCATCAAACCATCTTGGTCTTACGACACCTGACAGGAAAAATATATATGTGGTTAAAAAAACCGATAAATAGAAGTCTGGAAGGTGCGAAGAATCGTGCCATAATGATAGGTATTATCCTTTCTTTATCCTTCTTCGTTATTATAATCCGTCTCTTTCATCTTATGATTCTTCAACACGATGAACTCACAAAAAAGGCAGATAAACAACACTACAAGGCAATAATAGTTGAGCCAAAGAGGGGCACGATATATGACAGGAAGATGCGAGAACTCGCGGTAAATGTGGATATCGAATCACTTTATGGTGTTCCTTCAGAAATGGAAAATCTTAAAGCAGTGGCTGTAAAACTTTCTGCAGTATTGAACAAGAATCCTTCAGATCTTATAAGGAGATTTGAGGAGCCAAAACCATTTATATGGATAGACAGAAAACTCGACCCAATCAGGGTAGAAAAGATTAAGGAACTCGATCTCAGCAATAGGGAGATCGGGTTTCTTACCGAAAGTAAAAGGTTTTATCCAAAACGGTTCCTTGCAGGTCAGGTACTTGGTTTTGCCGGCATTGATAATCAAGGACTTGAAGGGATAGAACTGAGCTATGAAAGGTATATAAGAGCGGGAGGAGGATGGAAGATCGTAGAACGGGATGCAACAGGTAGAGAGATATTTTCTACACGATCTAAGGGGTTACCTCCCGCTCCTGGCAATGATATTATATTGACCATAGATGAGACGATACAGTATATTGCAGAAAAAGAGTTAGATAAGGTAATGGCGAAGACAGGTGCGAGTGGTAGTGTAGCCATCGTCGCTGATCCAAAGAGAGGCGAGATACTTGCGATGGCGGTAAGACCTGAATTTAACCCAAATATTCCAGCAGCTTATCCTCCATCAGAACGAAAAAACAGAGCGATCACAGATATTTATGAACCTGGATCAACATTTAAGTTTATCATTGCAGCAGCCGCACTTGAGGAAGGGAAGGTAAACCTTTCTGATAGATTCGACTGCAGTAGTGGGGCGATAGAGGTTGGAGGCAAAGTTATACGGGATGTTCATAGAAATGGGGTTCTGACATTTGCCGAGGTTATCCAGAAGTCAAGTAATGTGGGGGCTATTCAGATTGCTGCGAGACTTGAAAAAGAGGCAATATTCAAGTATATAAAGTTATTTGGTTTTGGTGAGAAGACAGGTATAGACCTTTTGGGTGAGGTTGTAGGATTGGTGAAGGAACCATCAAAATGGTCTGCTACATCTATGGGGGCGATTCCTATCGGGCAGGAGATAGCCGTTACACCATTGCAGATGCTGATGGCACTCTCTACGATTGCAAATGATGGGTATCTGATGAAGCCTTACATTGTTTCTGAGATAAGAGACCACGAAGGCAAAGTTATAAATAAAACTTCTCCCCGTATAGTCAAGAGGGTAGTCTCTGAGGCTACTGTAAAGGTGCTCAAGGACATATTGGGGACAGTGGTTATGGAGGGAGGCACGGGAAGAAGTGCAGCGATAGAAGGAAATCCTGTTGCAGGAAAAACAGGGACAGCACAGAAATTCGATTTCTCCATCAGAAGATATTCAAAACAGAAATATGTTAGCTCATTTGTTGGTTTTGTGCCAGCCGATGATCCAAGACTGGCAATAATTGTGGTGGTTGATGAACCAAAGGGTGAGATTTATGGAGGACGTGTTGCTGCTCCTGTCTTCAAGAACATAGCAGAACAGTCTATGGCGTATCTAAATATTCCTGTAAATACAGGTATGCATGTGGTTTTTACTAATGCTAATGGTAATGATTCTTATGAGGTTCAATGATGATGCTAAGAGAATTAGTCTCAGCAATAGAACCCTTAAAAGTATACGGGGATATGGATAAAGAAATCACTGGTATATCCTGTGACTCAAGAAAAACAGAAAAGGGCAATCTCTTTGTAGCTATAAAAGGTTATTCAAAAGATGGACATCTTTATATACATGATGCCACCAGCAGAGGTGCATCAGCGATTGTTATTGAGGAATTTCATCAATCGATCCTGAATCAAGTTCAGGACCACAGTCGAAAGTCGACAGTCTTTATAGTGGTTCCAAATTCGAGACGGGCACTGGCCCTTCTTTCAGATAGATTCTATAACCATCCATCTAAAAATCTCAGGCTCATAGGGATTACAGGGACAAATGGTAAGACGACCACATCATATCTGATAAGGTCAGCACTTCACCAATGGGGTAGAAATGTCGGGCTTTTAGGGACGGTAGGCTATGTTATAGATGATGAAATAATAGAAGCACCAAATACTACCCCTGAATCATTAGACCTGCAGAGGTATCTGTCCCGAATGGTGAATTCCGGTATAACCCATGCTGTTGTAGAGGTCTCTTCACATGCCCTATCACTCAACAGGGTAGATGGGTGTGAATTTGATGTGGCAGTTTTTACCAATATCACACGGGATCATATAGATTTTCACTGTAGTATAGAGGAGTACATCCGTGCAAAAAGGATGCTCCTTGGTTATATAAAAAGGGAAGGATTTGCAGTAATAAATATAGATGACCGATGTATAAACGAATTTAGCAGCACCATTAGGGGAAATGTATTAACTTATGGTTTAAATGAAAAGGCAGATGTAATGGCGAGGTTATTACCTTCTATGAAAGAGAACGAAACTACACTCGCTATCAATACACCATCAGAAGGTTTTGAGACATCTACAACCCTGCTCGGCAGACATAATATCTATAACATACTTGCAGCCACATCAGCATGTGTTGCGCTTGGTGTTCCACTTCATGCGATAAACAATGGGATTAAGAGTCAAGGCTGTATTCCTGGAAGGCTTGAAAAGATTGACCTCGGTCAGGACTTTCTATGCATAGTTGACTATGCACACACAGAGGATGCACTGGAGAGGCTTATATGTACTGCGAGGGAGCTTATAACACAAGATTCAAAACTCCAAACTCCGAACTCTTCGCCTCGTATTATCACTATTTTTGGATGTGGGGGAAACAGAGACAGGGGGAAGAGGCCGCTTATGGGTAAAGTCGCATCTGAACTGAGTGATATCGTTATAATAACATCTGACAATCCGAGGGATGAAGAGCCACTTGAGATTATAAATGAGATAATATCCGGAATAAAAGGAGATAATTACTACGTCATTCCTGATAGAAAAGAGGCAATTAACTATGCGATAAATTGTGCCAGAAAAGGTGATACTGTTCTTATAGCAGGGAAGGGTCATGAAGACTATCAGATAATCGGAGGAAAAAGATATCCCTTTGATGACAGAAAAGTGGCAAGGGAGATGATAAAATCAAAATGCAAAAATCAAAATGCAAAAATCAAAATCCAAAATGACATATAAAAATTCAAAATTTTTATTATTTATCTTTGGATTTTGCATTGTAATTTTGATATTTGATTTTTTCTTTAACCGATGTTTACCGTAGAAGATATATTAAAAGCAACTGGTGGTAGACTCCTTAGAGGAGAAAAAGGATCCGTCTTCTCAGGGGTCTCAATAGATTCAAGGACAATAAAAAGTGGAGAACTTTTCATCGCATTGAAAGGTAACAGATTGGATGGTCATGATTTCATTGAAGATGCTGCAAAGAATGACGCAGCAGGAGTGATAATAAGTTCACCGTTCACCATTCATGGTTCACAGTTAAAGGAGAAGGCAGTGATGACGGTAGACGATACCTTATCTGCACTTCAGAAAATCGCCCATTACTGGAGGATGAAGTTTGACATACCTGTTGTGGCGGTGACAGGCACAAATGGTAAAACTACGACAAAGGAGATGATTGCTTCTATTATAAAAACAATGATGCCTGTTTTGAGCACCGAAGGAAATCTTAATAATCATATAGGTGTTCCACTTACTTTGCTCAGATTGAGAGAATCGCACAGGATTGCAGTGATAGAAATGGGGATGAGCAATACAGGGGAGATAAAGAGACTCTGTGAAATATCAGTACCGACAATAGGTGTTATCACAAATATCGGTCCTGCCCATCTTGCAACACTTGGTAATATAGAAAATGTTCTTAAAGCAAAGATGGAACTTGCAGAATCTGTAAGTGACACACTGATAATTAATGCAGATGATCCATATCTGTCCTCTTTCAGACTTCAGACTTCAGACTTCAGACTATTGACCTTTGGATTTGGAGAAAGTGCAGATGTAAAGGCGGAGGTGCTAAAAGACATCCATTTGTCCCTGCCGGGGAGACATAATATCTATAACGCCCTTGCATCATATGCAGTGGCGATTGCATTAGGGATAGATATAGAAAAGATAAAGAGTGGGCTTGAGTCGTTTAAATCAGTCAAAGGTCGCTCTGAGATATTGGAAATAAAGGGAAGGAAGATAATAAATGACTCTTATAATGCCAATCCCAAGTCAATGGAATCTGCTATAGAACTTCTTTTATCCATGAAAGGTAATGGAAAAGCAGTGGCTGTTCTCGGTGATATGTTTGAACTCGGAGCCGCTGGGGAAGATGCACACAAGGCATTAGGTTCATACATTGCAGATATTAAAAAAATCGATATATTTATCGCAGTAGGTACGCTTATGAGTATAGCTGCTGATAAGGCAAAAGAGGCAGGGATGCAGGAAGACTCGGTCCTTTTATTCGGTGACCCAGAAGATGTTGCAGAGGTCATCATGAATATAACGGATAAAGGAGATACCGTGCTCGTAAAGGGTTCGAGGGCAATGGCAATGGAAAGAATCATTGAAAGAATCGAAGATTGCGAAGCAATCGGAGGTCGTGAAACATTAGAACGTGACATCTCGTTTAAAAAGGTGGGTGTCTGAATGCTTTATCATCTTTTATATCCACTCCATACATTCTGGATAGGATTTAATGTCTTCAAGTATATAACATTCAGAACTGCCTATGCTATTATCACTGCACTCCTGATATGTTTTATATTTGGTCCGTGGGTAATTAATAGACTGAAGGCGCTCAAGATAGGTCAGCAGATAAGAGATGATGGACCGAAAACCCACATTAATAAGGAAGGAACACCTACAATGGGAGGATTGCTTATACTCGGTGCTATATTTATCCCTACACTTCTATGGGCTGACCTTACGAATAGATACATATGGATTGTGCTTTTAGCTGCTGGAGGTTTTGGTCTCATTGGATTTATCGACGATTATCTTAAGATAAAAAAGGGTAACTCAAAAGGCATGAAAGGTATATACAAGATTGTATTGCAGTTAATCATTGCGTTAATCATAGGCATGATACTTTATTTTGACCCGAAGGACCCTTACACCTCCATGCTCAGTATCCCATTCTTTAAAAAATGGCTCATAGACCTTGGATGGTTTTACATTCCATTTGCCATACTTGTTATAGTTGGCTCATCAAACGCAGTAAATCTCACAGACGGTATAGATGGTCTGGCTACAGGACTGGTTGGCATCGCAGCAGCCGCCAATGCAGGGTTTGTGTATGTCTCTGGACATGCCCAGTTTGCAAGATACCTTCAGGTATTATACATGCCTGGAATGGGTGAACTGACAATATTTTGTGGAGCTATGCTTGGCGCCTGTTTGGGTTTTCTATGGTATAACACCTATCCAGCAGAAATCTTTATGGGTGATGTTGGCTCCCTTGGTCTCGGAGGTGCTCTTGGCACCCTTGCGGTTATTACGAAACATGAGATCGTTCTTGCAATTGTTGGAGGGATATTTGTAATAGAGGCACTTTCGGTTATATTTCAGGTAGGTTATTTCAAACTTACAGGAGGGAAAAGGATATTCAAAATGGCTCCGATACACCACCATTTTGAACTTAAAGGTTGGTCTGAGCCAAAGGTTCTCGTTAGATTCTGGATTATAGGTATAATGCTTGCGCTCCTTTCGTTAAGCACGCTTAAACTAAGATAAGGGGTACCACAAAAATTGAAAATTTTTGGGGATCGGAATAGGAGGTTATAGCATGAGATTAAGGATGCTTGTATTTATATGGATAATGGTAATCCATAACCACGCTATAGCAGGGGCACCCCATTCAGGTGATATGACAGCTAAATCTGCTATTGCGATAGATGCAAAAACAGGAAATGTCCTTTATGCAAAAAAAACTATACTCAGACATCCTCCTGCAAGCACAACAAAGATAGTTACGGGGATTGTTGCTATCGAAATGACAGACAGATTTGACAGGATGGTAGTGGTAAGCAAGAATGCAGCATCAGTTCCATTAAGTAAGATAGGGCTACATGAAGGAGACCGCATTACTGTTGATGAACTGCTTTTGGGATCCCTTTTAAAATCAGGTAATGATGCAGCGGTCGCATTAGCTGAGAGTATCGCAGGCAGTGAAAAGGCGTTTGTTACTTTGATGAATAAAAAGGTGAAGGATATAGGTGCAAAGAATACCCACTTTATCAATTCTACAGGCCTTCCAGGAAAAGGACAGTATACAACTGTGTCAGACCTTGTAAAGATAATGGATTACGCCATGAAGAATCCAAAGTTTGCTGAGATTGTTGGAACACGTATCGCAGTAATAGAACCTGAGGGAAAGAAGGTGTTACTCAGAAATACCAATAAACTGCTGTGGATGTATGATGGTGCAACAGGTGGGAAGACAGGATATACAAAAGTTGCAAAACACTGTTTTGTAGGTGAGGCATCAAAGAACGGAAGCAGCGTTATAATTGCCCTTCTCGGGAGCAAAAATCTATGGGAAGACGCAAGACTTTTATTTGAGAAAGGGTTCGATATTATCTCAAGGAGGATGTTATGAACGACCTCAGGAAAACCTTTAATGAGAGAAATGGGTTTAAAGGTAAAAAGATAACTGTGGTCGGTGCCGCAAGAAGTGGCGTATCTGCATCAAATCTACTTGTCTCAAAAGGAGCAGATGTAACAATAACTGATATTAAAGAGGCTGTTCATCTTAGAACCTATCTTGAAAGATTAGATAAAAGAGTAAAGACATCTCTTGGAAGACACCAGCCTGATATCTTCACTAATGTAGATATGATTGTTATAAGTCCAGGGGTTCCTATGGGTATAGGGCCACTTTCGATCGCAATCAGGAATAATATCCCTGTGATAAGTGAACTTGAACTCGCATATAACTCTATTGATGTTCCCTTTATAGCGATAACAGGGACTAATGGAAAATCTACTACAACCATGCTAATCAGAGAGATACTTAAGGGTGCTGGATTAAATGTTTTTGTTGGTGGAAATATTGGCAATGCCCTCTGTGATATTTTCTCAACTCTCAACTCTCAACTCTCAACTCTCAACTATGTGGTAGCCGAGGTCTCAAGCTTTCAGCTTGAGGGTGTAAAAGACTTCAAGCCGCATATCGCATGTATACTGAACATTACACCAGATCATCTTGATAGATATAAAGATATGGATGAATATATGACAGCTAAGTCAAGGATATTCACCAATCAAGATAAAAATGATTTTCTTATATTGAATGCAGATGATCCTCTCACATGTTCTCTTACAAGAAGGGCGTGTTCAAATATAGTTTTATTTTCGCGATACAGACAACAGGCAAGAAAAAATACCCCCCTCGTTTGTCTAAATGGTGAAGAAATTATATATAAATCATCTGGTAAAAAAGAACTTATCTGTTCTCTTAATGAACTGAGGATTAAGGGTATCCATAACATCGAAAATGCAATGGCAGCAGTTGCTGCATCAATGCTTACAGGAATAAGTCTAGAGTCTGTAAGAAAAACCCTTAGAGAATTTGATGGCCTTGAACATCGTATAGAGTTTGTTTCTGAGATAGATGGTGTGGCCTATATAAATGACTCAAAGGGGACAAATGTAGGTGCTGTTGAAAAGTCAATCTTGAGTTTCACTGCTCCTGTTATACTAATAGCAGGAGGATTGGATAAGGGTGGAGAATTTACTCTTCTCAGGGAAACCGTCAGAGAAAGGGTTAAGGCGATGGTTCTTATTGGAGAGGCAAGGGACAAGATAAAAGCTGCACTTGGAGATCTCGTTGATACCTGCATCGCTGATTCGATGAGTGAAGCAGTAAAAATAGCATCAGTGCTATCTGTTAAGGGAGATGTGGTATTGCTGTCTCCTGCATGTGCGAGTTTTGATATGTTTAAAGATTATGAAGACAGGGGGAGACAGTTTAAGGAGTCGGTTAAGAATTTAAAAGGAATGACAGAAGGATTTAATGTATAGATTAATGCACGATAAGTTAACTTTTCATAGAAGGATTAATCTCAGGGGTTATCATTATGACCATATAATCCTTATGGCAACCCTCGCATTAATCGGTATTGGTTTGGCGGCGATTTACAGCTCCAGTGCAGTGATGGCTATGAATAAATATGGTAACCCGTATTATTTTCTGAGAAATCAGCTAATGTGGGTTGCTATTGGACTTTTAGGTATGTTCATTGGCATGAGACTCAATTACACAAAGCTCAAGGGTACAACTGTATTTTTATTGATATTATCTCTGATACTTCTGATACTTGTGTTGATACCAGGGATTGGAAGCGAGATAAATGGCGCAAGAAGATGGCTCAGGGCATGGTCATTCTCTTTTCAGCCTATAGAGATAGCAAAACTCAGTCTGATTATATATATCGCATATTACATAGAGAGGAAAGAAGATGTGATAAGGGATTTTAAATATGGTTTTCTTCCAGCGATTGTAGTATTGACGATATTCCAGATACTGATAATGCGACAGCCTGACATTGGTTCAGCATTCGTAATAGGTTTGTGCATTATAGTGCTCCTGTTTATAGCAGGTGCAAGAATTACTCATATACTTACACTTGCCCTTATTTCACTGCCTTATATCTATAAGATATTGTCCAGTACAGGATACAGAAAAAAGAGGATTATTGCATTTCTTGACCCTTGGAATGACTCTACAGGTGCGGGTTTTCAGATGGTGCAATCTTTCCTTGCACTTGGAAGCGGTGGGCTCTTTGGCGTTGGTATAGGTGAAGGTAAACAGAAACTATTTTATCTCCCAGAACCTCATACAGATTTTATCTTTTCTTTGATTGGAGAAGAGCTTGGTTTTGTGGGAGGAATAACAGTAATACTTCTGTTCTCTCTGATAATATGGAGAGGTTTGAAGATAGCATTAGGAGCAAGTGATGTATTCGGTATGTATCTTGCGCTCGGGATAACCATAATGATCGGTGGACAGGCGCTTATGAATCTTGGAGTTGTTACAGGGCTATTGCCAACAAAAGGGATTACTCTGCCATTCGTAAGCGCTGGTGGTTCTTCCCTTGTAGTGAGTATGACTGCTATCGGGATATTGTTGAGTGTGAGAAGAGTAGCACTCCAAAAAATCCAGAGATTTTCTTGTGATCAAAAAGGGACAGCCCAATGGTGAACCATTTATGCGTATAATAATAGCAGGTGGAGGGACAGGTGGTCATCTCTATCCTGGAATTGCTATCGCAGAAGAGTTAAAGAAAAGAGATATGAACAACGAGATCCTTTTTGTAGGTGCACCTTACGGGATAGAACAGAAGGTATTACCTAAGGAAGGTTATCAATTAAGGATGATCGATGTAAAGGGAATAGTAGGTCTCGGCATTAGAGGAAAAATGAAGGCTTTGACAAAGCTTCCTGTGGCATTCTATAAATCTTATCATATTATAAAGGATTTTAAGCCAGATGTAGTGGTCGGGGTTGGTGGATATTCTTCAGGTCCCATAGTGCAGGTTGCTTGCTTGCTTGGTATTCCAACATTGATCCACGAGCAGAATTCAATCCCAGGACTTGCAAACAGGATACTGGGTAGGTTCGTTGATGCGGTAGCGATAAGTTTTCCTGTATCAGCAAGCTTCTTTTCCACGAAGAAGGTTACATTTACAGGAAATCCAACGAGGAAAATATTCAGGACAATCTCGAAGGAAGAGGCATTAAGGAAGATGGGTATTGATGAAGGATTATTTGTAGTATTTGTGGTGGGTGGCAGTAAGGGAGCACACAGGATTAACTGCTTGATAGTTGAGGCGGCGGAATATCTCTCTTGTGCAAAAAATCATTTGCAGATTATTCATCAAACAGGTGATAAAGATCATCCATGGGTTGTTGATGAATACAATAAAAAGGGATTTAAATCAGTGGTTATTCCGTTTATAGAAGATATTGCTTCTGTATATGCGGTTGCCGACCTTGTTATTGCCCGTGCTGGTGCTTCAACGATCTCCGAAATAACAATCTCTGGAAAGCCATCAGTCCTTATACCGTATCCCTATGCCGCATCAAATCACCAGGAGATAAACGCACGAGTTCTCTCAGATTCCGGTGCCTCTGAAGTAGTTCTTGAAAGAGATATAGATGTAGAGAAATTCGCTGAGATGGTATTATCACTAATTCAAGATAAAAAAAGATTGGAGGATATGAGTAATAAGGCATCAATGCTTGGAAGGAGTGATGCTGCAGAAAAGGTGGTGGACCTGATTTATAGGATTCAGAAAAAATAGCCGAGGCATCCCTGGCCTGACGCCAGGACAGGCTTGCCTCGGATAGTCAGGCAACCCCGTATTAAATACGGGGCTGACCTATTTTCTCAAACACGAAGAGTTTAAAAGTTAAATATGTTCAGGAAGATTAAACACATACATTTTGTCGGGATTGGTGGTATCGGTATGAGTGGTATAGCAGAAGTGATGCTTAATCTTGGTTATATCGTTAGTGGTTCTGACATCAAGGAATCAGATGTGACACGGAGATTGAGAGACCTTGGTGGAGAAATATATATAGGACACAGAGCAGAGAATATCAGAGGGGTACATGTTGTGGTTGTATCTTCCGCTATCAAAAAAGAGAATATTGAAATTATCGCGGCAAAGGAGAGACTCATACCTGTTATACCACGGGCAGAAATGCTGGCAGAACTGATGAGGCTTAAATATGGTGTGGCTGTTGCAGGAGCACATGGAAAGACCACAACAACATCTATGATTTCATCTGTGCTTGGTGCAGGTGGTTTTGACCCAACGGTAGTCATAGGAGGGAAACTTAACATACTCGGGACAAATGCAAAGCTCGGACAGGGAGATTTTATGGTTGCAGAGGCAGACGAAAGTGATGGATCGTTCTTGAGCCTCAGTCCCACAATTGCTGTAGTTACAACTATAGACAGAGAACACCTTGATTTCTATAAGGATATAGGGGAAATAAAAAGGGCATTCCTTCAATTTATAAACAGTGTGCCCTTTTATGGTGTGGCTATACTGTGTCTCGATGATAAACACATACAAAGTCTAATACCATTTATGACAAAGAGATACGCCACCTATGGAGTTTCAACACAGGCAGATTTTGTGGCAAAAAATATAAAGGTGCGTGAGATGGTAACGGAATTTGAGGCACTATCCAAGGATAGAAGTTTAGGCAGATTCAAAGTAAATCTTCCTGGCGTCCATAATGCCTATAATGCCCTTGCATCTATCGCAGTAGGTTTGGAACTTGAAATCGATATTGAGACTATCCGTGAGGCACTTGCAGATTTTAACGGTGTGCATAGAAGGTTTCAGTTGAAGGGGATTGTTGGCGGTATAATGTTAATAGACGATTATGGACACCACCCTACGGAGATAAAGATGACACTGAGTGCAGCAAAGGATGGATGGGACAGGAGGACTGTTGTGTTGTTTCAGCCCCATCGCTATACAAGAACAAAAGACCTGATGGAGGATTTTTCAACAGCATTTTATTTAGCAGATAAACTTGTCCTTACAGAGATCTACCCTGCAGGTGAAGAAAAGATAGATGGGGTCTCTGCGTATAATCTCTACAAGGGCATAAAAGAACATGGTCATAAAGATGTAATCTATATAGGGGATAAAGAGAAGATTGTAAGGTATCTTATTAAAGAACTAAAAGACGGAGATATATTTATAACACTTGGAGCAGGAGATGTATGGAAAATAGGAGAAGAGATACTAAAGAAGTTAGAAGTGAGAAGTGAAAAGTGAGAAGTTAAAAGTTAAGGAAGGGGTTAGAGTTGGAAATAAGATACAATGAGCCAATGAGCAATCATACATCATTCAGGATTGGTGGACCTGCGGAAATGATGGTCTTTCCTGATAACCTGCCTGAACTGAAACACATAGTCTCTGATGTAAGGTCAAAGGATCAGCCTGTATTTATTCTTGGAAAAGGCACTAATCTGCTGGTAAGGGATGGTGGTATAAAGGGTGTCGTTATAAATTTCATGAATCTTAACTCAATGAAAATTGTTAAAGAATGTGAGCATGAGATACTCATTTATATTCAGGCAGGGGCATCCATATCAGATCTGATAAGGTTTTCTATAAGTCATGGATTTTCAGGTATAGAGTTTTTATCTGGTATACCTGGAAGCATTGGTGGTGCCATCTGTATGAATGCTGGTACTGCTGAGAAAGGGATAGGGAATATAGTAGAGACTGTTACCGTTCTGACAGAGAATACTTTGATGCGGAGACTGAGGAAGGATGAACTTTCTTTTGGCTACAGGAGTTCTAATATTCAAGATGGATGGATTATTCTGTCGACAATACTGAAACTGGTAAAAGACGATCCTGACAGGGTAAAAGAAAGGGTAAATAAAGTTCTTGCTGAAAGGTCTGCTAATCAGCCTAAATGGGTTTTATGTGCTGGTTCAATATTTAAAAATCCCAGCGGGTATACTGCTGGAAAGATAATCGATGAACTTGGGCTAAAGGGTAAGAAAATAGGTGGTGCAGAGGTGAGTCATGTTCATGCCAACTTTATTGTAAATACAGGGAATGCTACAGCATCAGATGTTATTGGACTGATAGGTTTCAT
Above is a genomic segment from Nitrospirota bacterium containing:
- the mraY gene encoding phospho-N-acetylmuramoyl-pentapeptide-transferase — protein: MLYHLLYPLHTFWIGFNVFKYITFRTAYAIITALLICFIFGPWVINRLKALKIGQQIRDDGPKTHINKEGTPTMGGLLILGAIFIPTLLWADLTNRYIWIVLLAAGGFGLIGFIDDYLKIKKGNSKGMKGIYKIVLQLIIALIIGMILYFDPKDPYTSMLSIPFFKKWLIDLGWFYIPFAILVIVGSSNAVNLTDGIDGLATGLVGIAAAANAGFVYVSGHAQFARYLQVLYMPGMGELTIFCGAMLGACLGFLWYNTYPAEIFMGDVGSLGLGGALGTLAVITKHEIVLAIVGGIFVIEALSVIFQVGYFKLTGGKRIFKMAPIHHHFELKGWSEPKVLVRFWIIGIMLALLSLSTLKLR
- a CDS encoding penicillin-binding protein 2; protein product: MWLKKPINRSLEGAKNRAIMIGIILSLSFFVIIIRLFHLMILQHDELTKKADKQHYKAIIVEPKRGTIYDRKMRELAVNVDIESLYGVPSEMENLKAVAVKLSAVLNKNPSDLIRRFEEPKPFIWIDRKLDPIRVEKIKELDLSNREIGFLTESKRFYPKRFLAGQVLGFAGIDNQGLEGIELSYERYIRAGGGWKIVERDATGREIFSTRSKGLPPAPGNDIILTIDETIQYIAEKELDKVMAKTGASGSVAIVADPKRGEILAMAVRPEFNPNIPAAYPPSERKNRAITDIYEPGSTFKFIIAAAALEEGKVNLSDRFDCSSGAIEVGGKVIRDVHRNGVLTFAEVIQKSSNVGAIQIAARLEKEAIFKYIKLFGFGEKTGIDLLGEVVGLVKEPSKWSATSMGAIPIGQEIAVTPLQMLMALSTIANDGYLMKPYIVSEIRDHEGKVINKTSPRIVKRVVSEATVKVLKDILGTVVMEGGTGRSAAIEGNPVAGKTGTAQKFDFSIRRYSKQKYVSSFVGFVPADDPRLAIIVVVDEPKGEIYGGRVAAPVFKNIAEQSMAYLNIPVNTGMHVVFTNANGNDSYEVQ
- a CDS encoding D-alanyl-D-alanine carboxypeptidase family protein, with the translated sequence MRLRMLVFIWIMVIHNHAIAGAPHSGDMTAKSAIAIDAKTGNVLYAKKTILRHPPASTTKIVTGIVAIEMTDRFDRMVVVSKNAASVPLSKIGLHEGDRITVDELLLGSLLKSGNDAAVALAESIAGSEKAFVTLMNKKVKDIGAKNTHFINSTGLPGKGQYTTVSDLVKIMDYAMKNPKFAEIVGTRIAVIEPEGKKVLLRNTNKLLWMYDGATGGKTGYTKVAKHCFVGEASKNGSSVIIALLGSKNLWEDARLLFEKGFDIISRRML
- a CDS encoding UDP-N-acetylmuramoyl-L-alanyl-D-glutamate--2,6-diaminopimelate ligase, with the protein product MMMLRELVSAIEPLKVYGDMDKEITGISCDSRKTEKGNLFVAIKGYSKDGHLYIHDATSRGASAIVIEEFHQSILNQVQDHSRKSTVFIVVPNSRRALALLSDRFYNHPSKNLRLIGITGTNGKTTTSYLIRSALHQWGRNVGLLGTVGYVIDDEIIEAPNTTPESLDLQRYLSRMVNSGITHAVVEVSSHALSLNRVDGCEFDVAVFTNITRDHIDFHCSIEEYIRAKRMLLGYIKREGFAVINIDDRCINEFSSTIRGNVLTYGLNEKADVMARLLPSMKENETTLAINTPSEGFETSTTLLGRHNIYNILAATSACVALGVPLHAINNGIKSQGCIPGRLEKIDLGQDFLCIVDYAHTEDALERLICTARELITQDSKLQTPNSSPRIITIFGCGGNRDRGKRPLMGKVASELSDIVIITSDNPRDEEPLEIINEIISGIKGDNYYVIPDRKEAINYAINCARKGDTVLIAGKGHEDYQIIGGKRYPFDDRKVAREMIKSKCKNQNAKIKIQNDI
- the murF gene encoding UDP-N-acetylmuramoyl-tripeptide--D-alanyl-D-alanine ligase; this translates as MFTVEDILKATGGRLLRGEKGSVFSGVSIDSRTIKSGELFIALKGNRLDGHDFIEDAAKNDAAGVIISSPFTIHGSQLKEKAVMTVDDTLSALQKIAHYWRMKFDIPVVAVTGTNGKTTTKEMIASIIKTMMPVLSTEGNLNNHIGVPLTLLRLRESHRIAVIEMGMSNTGEIKRLCEISVPTIGVITNIGPAHLATLGNIENVLKAKMELAESVSDTLIINADDPYLSSFRLQTSDFRLLTFGFGESADVKAEVLKDIHLSLPGRHNIYNALASYAVAIALGIDIEKIKSGLESFKSVKGRSEILEIKGRKIINDSYNANPKSMESAIELLLSMKGNGKAVAVLGDMFELGAAGEDAHKALGSYIADIKKIDIFIAVGTLMSIAADKAKEAGMQEDSVLLFGDPEDVAEVIMNITDKGDTVLVKGSRAMAMERIIERIEDCEAIGGRETLERDISFKKVGV